Proteins encoded in a region of the Alosa sapidissima isolate fAloSap1 chromosome 19, fAloSap1.pri, whole genome shotgun sequence genome:
- the ankrd9 gene encoding ankyrin repeat domain-containing protein 9 translates to MPLDLGMYDSRADYKSEKQCQRTSFAFYQAVRDLLPVWVLEDMRTMEVFHWEDDGRACAYSPCEAMLYALVHDHQQYARYLLNRYSIQALEMPSRSFCCCQASTTPHLNIAVRYNRVNILKMIMDSARVFSETERQSYLNRHGCVHIDGGKTALQLTCDLVRPECLILLLGHGASPYVTDRSGDTPLDCLLNQICQSDFDMRRKHVCLGYLILFMPELHFRMKSQLQTNALQWKTLLGEQAFQWLSGTAPPSLFVQAMQKLTQSIPPEQLDSLPDFLKPPDFRLHQLQKIA, encoded by the coding sequence ATGCCTCTCGATTTGGGAATGTATGACAGCCGTGCGGATTATAAATCCGAAAAACAGTGTCAGAGAACATCGTTCGCCTTTTACCAAGCAGTGAGGGACTTGTTACCAGTATGGGTGCTGGAGGATATGCGAACAATGGAGGTGTTTCACTGGGAGGACGATGGACGTGCGTGCGCTTACTCCCCGTGCGAGGCTATGTTGTATGCACTGGTGCACGACCATCAGCAGTACGCGAGGTACCTCCTAAATCGCTATTCAATCCAAGCGCTGGAGATGCCAAGTCGAAGCTTCTGCTGCTGTCAAGCGTCTACCACGCCGCACCTCAACATCGCCGTCCGTTACAACCGCGTCAACATTCTTAAAATGATCATGGACTCTGCCAGAGTCTTCTCGGAAACTGAGAGGCAGAGCTATCTGAACCGCCACGGTTGTGTTCACATCGATGGCGGCAAGACCGCACTGCAGCTCACTTGTGACTTGGTGCGCCCTGAATGTTTGATCCTGTTGCTGGGGCACGGTGCCTCCCCTTACGTGACGGACCGCTCTGGTGATACCCCTTTGGACTGCCTCCTGAATCAGATATGTCAGAGCGATTTCGATATGCGGCGGAAGCACGTTTGTCTTGGCTACCTCATCCTCTTCATGCCAGAGTTGCATTTCCGGATGAAGAGCCAGCTGCAAACGAACGCGCTGCAGTGGAAGACGCTCCTGGGCGAGCAGGCGTTCCAGTGGCTCTCGGGGACGGCCCCTCCGTCCCTGTTCGTGCAAGCCATGCAGAAGCTCACACAGTCCATCCCCCCTGAACAGCTGGATTCTCTTCCAGATTTCCTCAAGCCACCTGACTTCAGACTGCACCAGCTGCAGAAAATAGCATAG